The following is a genomic window from Moorella sp. Hama-1.
TCCTGCTGCTGAACCTGATCTGGGTCTGGCGGGAAATCCGGGAACCGCGTCCCGCCCACCCCTCTGTTGACGGCCACAGGGCCTGAGTATTGGTCGTAGCCACATCCTGCGGAGCTTGATACAGGATGGAGCCAGGAAAAGGGTGGCGTAACCTTACATCTCCCTATGCCGGGCCCTGGATCAGGTCCAGCTGGGTTTTCAGGATATAGCCCACCTGGCCGCCCTTCGTCTTCACCCGCCAGTAGGCCGGCTCCTCAGGGTGGAGCCAGGAGAGCAAATCTTCATCCTCCAGAACGGCTATCTTTTCCCCGGCCGCCAGCTGCCCGCGGTCTACATACTTATTCCCTTTGCGTTCCTTTAAAGGAGCGGTAACGTTTAGCCGGCCTTCGGCCATGACCATGGATCCCCAGGCCGGTTCCCAGCGATAGGTGTGGGTGACCGTGCGGCTCTGGATTTTGGTCCGGGGACCGTCTACCGCCGGTGCCGACCACAGAATTTGATTGCTTATAGCCTTAATAGCCAGTTTACCTTCCGAGCGGGTAAAATCGGTAGTCACCTGCTCGCTAACCCCCTGCCAGCCTTCCCCCCTGGCTAGCCACTTTTTGTTCCAGCGCTCTTCGTTTCCGGCCACCTTGCGCCAGATCTCCTGCAGTTTGTCACCCTCCCAGGTGTACAGGGCATAAAAACTACTCAGAAAATAGGCCCCGAAGCGTTCGTCCAGGAGCTCCCGGATCAAAATCGCGTTACGCCCCGTCTCCAGCTGGACGACCTTGACCTCCTGGAGGGGCAGGGTATTCAGGGTAATCAGCAGTACCGGTTGCCCGTCTTTCTGGCTGAAGACCCCCAGCAAGCCCTTATCTTTAGATAAAGTGACGCCGATGATCTTTTCCACCCCGGCGGCCGGAGCTACATCCCCCTCGGCCTGCAGGTTGTAGACCCCCGCCTGCCGGCCCTGCGCCAGTTCCTCCAGGATCTCTTGCCCTCCCCGGGCCTCCTGGCCCATTACCGCCAGCTCCCGCGCCTCATAAGGACCCGGTTGTCCCGTGGTCGTACGCTGCCAGAAAACGAAGGTCGCTATCGCCAGGATTACCAGGGCTCTGAGCCATAACCAATTATGCCAGCGACGAGTCATGTCCACCCCTCCCATCCTTTAAATTTTTATGCGTCAGGATGGCAGGTATGAACGACCCGGGCCGTGGAATCGCAATTTTGGGTTAACAGCCACAGGGATAACCTTCAGTATCAAGGTTGACCCCTGCTATTGAACGTATCCCGAAAATAACATCCTGCCCTTTTCATCAACTGCTGGTGCCGCCTGGCTGCATGGATGTCTACCCCAACATGAACCAGACGGCGGCCGGTCCCCGATAGTGATTCCCCTTTACCTGGCATCTATGTTTACTTAGTTACCTGCCCGCCGGCAAACTCCTCTTTAATCCTGGCCAGCAGCTCCCGGTCGAGCATGACGTCGGCCGCCGTCCAGGCTAAGGCCCTGGCAGCCAGGACAGCCAGCTGCCGGCCGGCTTCGCCCCGGACGACTCGGGCAAACTGGCGGGTATGGGGCACCAACCGGCCGGCATTCAGGGAGAGGTAGGGGTGGATGGCCGGTACCAACCGGCTGACATTGCCCATATCCAGGGAGCCCCGGCTGCGGGAAGCCGGCGCCAGGTCGGTTACTCCCAGTTCCTGCAGGTTGCGCTGCCAGGCGGCCGCCAGGGTGCGGTTGACCAGCATGGCTTCATAGGATGGTTCGTAGTTGTGGTACCAGAAACGGGTGCCCGTAGCCAGGGCTGCCGCTGTAGCGCAATCCTCCACCCGCTGGGCCACGCGGTTTAAAGCCTCCCTGGTGCGGGCGCGCAGGTAAAAACGGGCCACTGCCCGTTCGGGAATAATATTAGGCGAGACGCCGCCCTCGACAATAATGCCGTGGATGCTGGCCTCATCCTTCAAGTAGGGCCGCAGGGCATTGATATTGTTAAAGAGCTGGATGACTGCCTCCAGGGCGTTGGCCCCCTCTTCCGGGCAGGAGGCAGCATGGGCAGCCCGGCCTTCGAAAATAAACTCCAGGGCCTCCAGGGCCAGGGAGGAAACTTCTACTATATTGGCGTCCCCGGGGTGAAACATCAAGGCTACATCCAGGTCGTCCAGGACACCATCGCGGACAAGTAACACCTTGGCGCCACAGCTCTCCTCCGCCGGCGTGCCGAGAACGACAATACTCCCCCGCAGCTCGTCCTTTACCGCCGCCAGGCCCAGGGCCGCGCCCAGGCTGGCAGCGGCGATGAGGTTATGGCCGCAGGCGTGACCCAGCCCCGGCAGGGCGTCATACTCGGCCAGCAGGCCCACCACCGGTCCCGGGGCTATGGCCATTTGGGCCCGGAAGGCTGTGGGCAGCTGGCCTAGGGGCCTGGTGATGCGAAAACCCTTCTCTGTGAGTATCCCGGTGAGGAGATCGGCGGCAAAGTACTCCTGGTTGCCGGTTTCGGGGTGATCAAAGATGGCTTCAGCCACCTGGATAATCTGGCTTTTAATAGCATCAATAGCCTGGTTGATTTTTCCTTTAACGACGTGCATACATGGCCCCCAATCACCCGGAGATTAGATTCCCGGGCGATGGAAATAATACTACCCGAAAGAACTGGCGCCGCTAACACCCACGCCAGTGAACCAGGAAAAAACGGTCTGGGGCAAGGGGCTGGCGGGTATAGCTCCGGGCTCCGGTGGTTCTCGGCGAGCAAACTTGGTGCTCAGCCTTGCTCGACGGCGGGGGTGGCTTGACTTTATCTCTTTGAATAATCGCAGCGAGGAGCGGAACTCTCAGTTTCTCAACTTACGTTACGATCCCCATCCCGTTCACCGCCGCCTCGCTACGGCTTCGCTGAGTTTGCTTATGCCTCGAACCAAGTCGCCCTCCGCTATACCCGCCAGCCCATAACAAGGTGTTTGTTAACAGTAACTATTTAAGGTAGAACCCTGTTTTCAAAGGAGGTTTGCTCCGTGTCCCTGGCAACCTGTAGCTGCCAGTGTACCTATTATAATGACGGCCTGTGTGAGCTGGCCAGCCACCTGGACCAGGGCCAGCCCGTTATCTGCCCTTACCAGCAGCCGGCCACCGCCAGCGCCCGGCCCGGCCCGCCAACCCCGGGGTGGGAGGGGCTGCCGCCCGCCTTTACCACCACCAGGCACCACCGCTACCCCGGGCCTACAGCACCTGTTGCCCGTCAACGCTGAGGCTCGGCCGCAGGAGAATGCCGTCCAGGTGGCTGGGGGCCTCCACTTGACCGCCGAAGGTGCTGTTATCCCCCAGGGCGATGTGGACCGTGCCCTTGACCTTTTCATCCTCCAGGACATTGCCCGTCAGTTTGGCCAGGGGGTTCAGACCGATACCCAGCTCGGCGATGTTACGGCTCGCCTCACCGTAACGGTCCAGCATCTCCTTCAGGGCCGTGGCCGTCTCCCCGCCGGCAACCGCCACGACCCGGCCATGCTCTACCTGGAGCCGTAGAGGTTCTTTGAGAGAACCAAAGCCGGCCAGGGCACCGTCAATGACCAGGGTGCCCCGGGCGGTACCCTCCACCGGGGCAATATAGGCCTCGCCGGCCGGGAGGTTGCCAAAGTCACCCGGTTGGCGATAGAGTCCCGTGTCAGGTTGGCCCTGCCGCCCGGCAATGCTGAAGGTTAAATCCGTACCCGCCGGGGTCGTCAGATGTACCTCTTTGCCCCGGGTAAGAATGGCAGCGTAGCGTTCGCAATCAACAGTCATGGCCTGGTAGTCGACGGCCAGGGTGCGTACCAGCATGTCGGCCGTAGCCCCGGGGAGGGAAGCGATGCGGGCGCCGGTGTCGTTGGCCGCCCGCCGCGCCCGGGTGTGGGAGAGGGATTTGGCGGTTACCAGGACGACTACCTGGCTCTTGAGCATAGCCGCCGCCACCATGGCCGGCGGCTCCTGGCCGTGGTTGGTCCGGGGCAAAATTGTTATGTAAACCACCTCGGCTCCGAGTTCCCGGGCAGCCTGGAAGAAGGCCTCGCCCAGGGGCTGTAGTTCGGTATCAGTAACTATAAGAACCTGCTCCCCCGCCTTGACGGCCAGGCACTCGGCCAGGGCCAGGCGGCAGGATTGGGTGAGATCGGGCATAATAACAGCTCCTTTGGGAATAGGGTTCTGCTAAAAATGGTTGCACCTTACAGCAACCGCTACGGGGCTGGCGGTACAGGCTCCATGAGGGGCTCCTTATTACCTTATAATAGCCAGCTCGCTGCCGC
Proteins encoded in this region:
- a CDS encoding aminopeptidase, yielding MPDLTQSCRLALAECLAVKAGEQVLIVTDTELQPLGEAFFQAARELGAEVVYITILPRTNHGQEPPAMVAAAMLKSQVVVLVTAKSLSHTRARRAANDTGARIASLPGATADMLVRTLAVDYQAMTVDCERYAAILTRGKEVHLTTPAGTDLTFSIAGRQGQPDTGLYRQPGDFGNLPAGEAYIAPVEGTARGTLVIDGALAGFGSLKEPLRLQVEHGRVVAVAGGETATALKEMLDRYGEASRNIAELGIGLNPLAKLTGNVLEDEKVKGTVHIALGDNSTFGGQVEAPSHLDGILLRPSLSVDGQQVL
- a CDS encoding M20 family metallopeptidase; its protein translation is MHVVKGKINQAIDAIKSQIIQVAEAIFDHPETGNQEYFAADLLTGILTEKGFRITRPLGQLPTAFRAQMAIAPGPVVGLLAEYDALPGLGHACGHNLIAAASLGAALGLAAVKDELRGSIVVLGTPAEESCGAKVLLVRDGVLDDLDVALMFHPGDANIVEVSSLALEALEFIFEGRAAHAASCPEEGANALEAVIQLFNNINALRPYLKDEASIHGIIVEGGVSPNIIPERAVARFYLRARTREALNRVAQRVEDCATAAALATGTRFWYHNYEPSYEAMLVNRTLAAAWQRNLQELGVTDLAPASRSRGSLDMGNVSRLVPAIHPYLSLNAGRLVPHTRQFARVVRGEAGRQLAVLAARALAWTAADVMLDRELLARIKEEFAGGQVTK